The sequence GGTTAATGCCCTTTGTGAGAGCACTAAACTTGTGTTGTGGATGCACACACAAACCAATGGCAATCACAAGTAGTGAGGAAAAGCTGACAATGGTTTCAAGTGGGACTAGACCAAGTAGGCTTTGACATGCTTAATCAGACCTTAGCTAATTTAGGGACTGGAAAGTCACTGTAGCTCTATGTAAAACATTCAAAGGCTCCCTTCCACATGGAAACATTTTGCAAATCCAAACCTAAATCTGCATTAAATGGAGAAATAACTAATCCTCAACTTCAGTAAGCCAGTTTAACCTGAAATGTTTGTGGAGATATATTTAGTGCTTTCTTCCCTTGGATCTGGTTCATGTTATTTATTACCTGCATTGTAACACTGCTTTGCTGTACTATACATAACAATGCATAACACAGTCCCCTTCTCTCTGCTCAGAGAAAACTTGAGAATTATCACACTTTCCAGCAAATCTAACTGCATGAAGTATTCTTtacacaataataataatgctgCCTACAAAAAACAGCTGTTCCACAGGAGCTGCCCAAGGTAGCTGCTTGGCTCTTCAGAACACTTCTGAAGAAATGTATTGCCTGGTGTAATTTTCAGTTCTAAAAAAACTCTGCAACATCTAGGATTTCATTAAAAGTCCCAAGACTGCACTAACAAGAGTTATGCCAGTTATTTGATCACTTCATTGCCTGCTGCTGTATGGTCTCTGCCAGTCctgctgtggaggggctggtggaGTTTGTTGAAAAGCATGTGTGCCACCTCTGGAGTGGCTGTTGTAGTGCTAAACAGATTGAATACACTTCCAtgtcctccagagcagctggaggcctGTATTATATTGGTTGTGGGTGGTGTAATGTCTTTTAAATAGAGTAGAAGCATTTCTAATTAAAACAAGCTTATGAAAGTTTATACCATGAGACAAAAATATCACTTATGTAGAAAAGAAACtgtctttcttcttccctcctgAAAACAAGTACACTCTGAAGACAGTTGGTTCAATGGCAACACAATGAAAAGATTTCTGTGAGAGGAACTGTGTCATACAGCCCAAACCTACTATTCCTGAAAGACAGTGCACTCCTAAACAGTGCAAGACTGAAGAACTTGTCCCCCTAAGAGTTAATGGAACTGAGGCAGGGGCAGCATGTGGGAACTTACAAAGCACACCAGTAAAACAcacaggacacagcctggaagaagcagtttTTTTGGGGTTGTCAGCTGGAGGAGATGCAGAGTTTTCAAGCCAGAAGCTGGCCTGAAAGATTTCACTACCTTGAGGACATTCAGAGCCCAGATGACCTCACTCATTAGGATCATTCTTCATATTTCCTTCTCAATGGCTACCTTCTCATCTTCACCTTCCCCTGGTGAAACCAGGTGAGCCATGGGGGAATGCTGGGGAATCAGAAACAGCTGGAAGAAAAGGGcagtggcagaggcagcagtctGCAGTGGCAgccagggaggtgtccctgcaacACCATGGCAAGAGTTGCATAAATGACAAGGCTGATGAGGAAAATACCTAAATGCACACAGTTAAAGTAGTTTCTGAAAGAGAAGGGCACACCACCTTCTCCAGCGAGCAGCTGTGGGGTCAGGGTGAATGCTGCATGTTTTCTGCTTGGCATGCTGAAATATCTCCTGGGAAATAAACTGGTCCTCCTGGTATAGGAAccaccccccaagcccccaTTTCTCCCATTAAACACTGGACACAACCACTTGAAGGGATTAAGGCTGAACATGATGACTAGGAGTGTCTCCTGCAGGTACTTCTGTGCATGGCTGAAACCAGCAGTTCCACACAGCCATCATGGTTCACTTCCACACAGCTCATGGCAGGCAGGAAGCTTAAAGTTCCAGGACAGAGCTGCCAGTCAACCTTGCCCTCCTCCTGTcttgggctggggagaggctgaagagAGTTGTGCCTGAAGAAGATCTCAGCAAAAAGTTTTTTTCCTCTATCTGGGCAAGATGCCAACTTTGGGAAAGCAAGGGGCATGAAAGATGCTTCAGTCACCAAGCATTCAGATGGCCCATGGCCCCTTGGCTTGCTCCTGCATTGTtcctgcaggggtctgcagctcTGTGACAATGGGAACTGCAGCAACAATAAAACAACTGTCATTATGTCAGCACACAGGCCTAGTGCATCTGCTTGTGGCTTCATTTGATTTCTAAGTCACTAAACCAATCTGCCTCAGCTCTAACAGTGGCTTCATGCCCACCAAAGGATCTCCccttctggcagcagctcacTGTGAAACCCAAATCTCACTCAGAATGTTGTGGGGGATCTCTGCATGAAAGCTGAAGGGTGAAAGACAAGCCAaaggtggcagctgctggaagagctCCAACTGCAGGAACAGGTGGGTAGCATGACAAGGGCATGAGGAGATCAGAGCCTCCACTGACTGAGTCCTCACCCCACCTCTGGCATCTGTTTTGGATACTCTTGAAGGGGAGGTTTCCCCTTGATGAGTGAGGGTGTGCAGATTTTGGCCCATCCTGCTAGAAAGAATATTCTTTAAAGCTTGAGGTTGAAGCTTTATCAGTTGTGTAGCAGAATATTCCTGACTGACATCCTAACTTGTAATTTATTTGTGTCAGGAGCGCTGAGTAATTTTGGTTACAATGAATGCACAGTTTGGGGTGGCTGTTGATGTCTTGTCCTGCTGTTGCCTCTGTGACACGTGCAAACCTTGTTGCATTGCATTATTGCACTATTTTGTCTTCTCAGAAGACTCAGATTTCCACAGCTGGatcttctttccctcctgttccacATGCAGCCTAGTATATGCCAGTGTTCCTGCTCTCCTTTACCTGGCAGGACTGTGCAGGGACAAAGCAGTAACATTACAAGACACCGCAATGGAGGTGAAGAAGCAGACACTGTGCCCTAGGgaccagcagcactggcagcaagaGCATGGTCAGGGAGGGCTGCACAGCAGGCATGGACATCATGGGGAGCCCCAGGCCAAcagccatgctgctggctcagccaagcttgctgcccagcagggatgAGCACACTGgtgagcacagcccagtgcaggTGCTGGACTGGGAGCAGTCACACAGCCCAACATTGCCCACTCCTGCTGAGGCACCCCCTATCTGCACTGCCATACTGCCCAACATGGGGCCAGCCACCCACTCCCTACCTCCAGCTCTCATGCCTGATGAGAAAGGCTTCCACGCAGCGCATGGACCTGGCACCtcgggacacggtttagtgttgatccttcagtgctgggtcgaaggttggactggatgatctttgaggtctcttccaaccagatgttttctgtgattctgtgatcccagagACTACAGACACAAAGGTGAATTTCCCACTTTCTGTCTTACTACCAGAATTCAGCTGCAATGGAGGCACTAAAGACGCAACCTTTGTAATAAAAAGCAACCTTTGTAATAACGGTCATCAGCAATTTCAGACAAACAGGTGCTTTAGAAACTTGCAAACTACTGGTCTGCTAACTGAATTAGGAAATAAATCCTAAGTCTGACAAGCTCCTCAGCTTACTTAGCAGAGTAGAACACTCTAAATTGTGTACAGTTCTTTCAGGGACACTGGATAAACATTTTAAGGGATTGCTGCATTTGGCTTTGTGCATGCTGACACACAAATCTGCAAGCCATGCGGGCACTTGTCTGCTTGCAGAGTGGGGGCATGTGTGCTTTCACTGGTGAGCTGCATTCCTTACCAgctgaagggagggaaggggaagtgtCTGGCTGCAGTGATGTAGGTTATTCCCCATAATGCCACATCAAGGTGCAGAAGGCAGTTGGTGGCAGGGGAGCTTGTGTGGTCTGTGCACTTCTGAACCTCTTCACAAAAAGTCAGTGGAATACAGAGCTGTGAGAACTAATGTAGGTAGTAAAAGAAGAGACATTCACTCATCAGGTGTAATTACAGCCCTCTTAAACTGACCAGATTGCTTCCACTTCTCAGCCAGCTCAGGCATCTCTGCATGGTGCTTCTACCACAGAAACAGATCTGCAGGGTGACATTTATTCCCCCTACACCTTTCTTACTGGATGTGTGCATCTCATTGGATATGTGGGACAAACCTCATTTCACATGTCCTCCATAGGTccagaggagcagaagaaaagaaaacatctgCACCTCAAGATGTGTATTGTCAATAAGGGCTTTGTTTAATTACAGAAAACATCTCTTTACCTTATTTAGACAGCTATTTCTTCTCTAAAAATCTCAGTTTATCCTTCTTACTATCACATTTTATACTTGTTATATTACATCAGAGAAGAACAAGGATTATTATTTTGAAACAGATTGCAGTCATATATGAAAGGCCACTGTTCTGGTAGTGAGGGTTTGCCCTCATAGTTTAGAGTTAAGCTTCGTCAGCATCTTCTCAAGCTTTATTGCTAGAGACATGTTACCTTTAATCTTTAATTTTCCTGACATGAAGGCCATGGTTGGGTTTAGTTtacctaaaaaaaaagaaacagaaccaTTAGTAAATGACAATGAGCAGGAGACAGCCTGTGCTTAGGAAAATGTAATGCCACTACAGCAAGACCCAACTATACCTGATACTaagctctgctgtggaagcAGTGCACATTTAGCAAACACAGGCTAGAGACATGCACAACTCCAACTAATTAATTGGATTCTTTCTGCAGCTACACTTGCTGATAAAATACCATTACCagtcttcctgatgtctaacctaaacctctgctggtgtaATTGATTATGTTTCCACTTGTCCTGTTGGTTGTAACttgtgagaagaaaccaacacccagctctctacaacctcctttcaggtagttgtagaaagcagtaaggtcttccctcagcctccctttcttcagactaaacaaccccagctccctcagctactGATTttcaagacccttcaccagcttcactgcctttGAAGGCAGAAGGTTTTTTGGGCACCAGGGCCTACATGTGACCTGCCAAATGGCTCTGTCACTCACCTGTGAACATCTTCACAAAGTCAGTACTGGACATGCTCATAACCACATCAGCTGTCACAGGAGGCTTGCCAAAACCAGCACTCCCACTCTTGGTTTTCAGGTCAATGTACCAAGTGCCTCCATCATCACCTGAACAGGCAGTGAAGAGAGGTGACAAGAAAGCAAAGCCCTTCTCAATCCACACGCTAAACAGCTGCTCCCATGTCCATCTGGAGCAGTTACAAGGCACTACCTGCACTGGTAGTGCTCTGCAGTACGTTGCCCCTTACCCCATGCTCTGCATGCAGGCAAGGCCAACCTCTGGCAGGTGCCCACATCAGGCATCTCAGGGACAAAGGCAACACTTTGCTGCCTAAGGTGCTAGCACCCAGTGCTTTTAATATGACCCTGAGAGGTTTATTGTCAGGCCACTGGGacagagcccacagctgccaggaGTGTCAGTGGCTTCCAGCAGTTGCTGAACTTGATCCTGAGAaggagcagcacacagcccacAACAGAAGGTGGTCTCTCCTCTAGGAACCAGCTCAAAAAGGTCTTTCTGTCTGAAAACACCTACtgccttctgccagcagctgagtaAGTGAAGGGTACACAAGCGATGGTCTTACCAGATAATTCAAACTGGTAGACCCCCTGAATGGTTCTCACATACTCTTCATTCATTGTCCCCTGAATAACTCTGAATGTTTCTGCAACAGGATTCGATGCCTTAGCTCCAGACGGTCCTTCCTGTTGGGATCCACTTAATTTCTTGTCCCCTTTGGGTCCTTGGGGAATACCTACAACAAAGACATTATTTGTCTCTTTCAGCTGCAAAACACTTCAAAACTGCACAGGGAGCCACGCTGGAGAACTCTCTTGGAAAAGATTCCAGCTGCACATAGGCAGAATGGGCATTTTCCCATTCCACTCTTAAGAGAGAGGATGGGGGTTGCGCCTGCTGAATCTCAGCAGAAGTACATCTCAAAAGGTAAGTCTGAAACATCTTTCACTTCCTCATACATCAGAAGTGGACGGAAACTCACAGCAGAATTTGAATTctggctgctcacagcagaggcttACACAGCACATTGTTTTCTAAGGCAATCCACACACTCCTGGCAGCACTCACTACAACAAAGCTCTATCTTTCATCAACACCACTTCCACCTCAAAAGTCTCCTGTCCTGTCTTCTTTGCTAACAGCACAGGGGTCTTCATTAATTCTTCTCCAAAGGCTTCTCAGCTGTAAAGCAACTCACTGCTTTAATCAGCCTTTTCCTCTACCACAGTGAACACCTGGGTTTCACAGTAATGGACAGTGCTGTTAATTCACAAGGTTGATGGAGCTGATCAGCCTCTAAGTATGTTGCAGAAAGTCTCTTAGGTGTCTTCAGCATCAACAGTTGGGATTATTCTGGTAGCCCCTACTAAATAACCAATGTTGTGAGGCTTAGGGAACCATACCTTCTGTCCCTGGAAGAACAGTCCCAGTGCAACTGCTCACAGAGTATTTTGAAGGGAGAGAAACTGTTCAAACCTcacctcttcctctcttccctgttTGGGCACTCCTATGAAACCTGTTTGGCATCCTTAGTTCCCCTCCAAATTGACACACCACAATactaaaacccccaaaactgaTGCTTTTCTGGAGATGCATTCAGAAGCAATGGAGGGTCTACACTCTCTTCATTTGTATAAATTTTTGCAGTGCCAATGAAATGCTGCTCCACAATGTGGTGTTTGCCATTTCTTTTTCCAGGAACATTTACCTGTGACTATCCTTCTACCATATTTCAGACGATTAAAAAAGGATTCTATAAAGTAAGGCACTAGTTTTATAACATGCAAGGCCTGCAGGAGGTAACATCCTTTCACTGTCTTTATGTAGAGAGTCACTTCCATTTGGCTTCCACTCTTATTTAGAGTCATGGCCTCTCAATAAGTACAGGGGATTTTGTGAAGCAGCTTGAATGGCCTCCAAGCTCTTGGGAGAAAATACAGAAAGCAAACCCAACTTGAAACAGAGAGTGCATTCATCTTTGCCAGCAGTGACCCAAGTTTTTACCCACAGTTCTCTCCCTACCATATCTTTCCTGTTTAATGTCTGCCGTGTTACCTTCAACATCCAAAAAGAAGTCAGGCATCAGGGGATGACCTAAAACAGAGGAAAAGTACAGTATTAAATTTGAGTAAACTTTCAATGCACAAACAGGAAATTATTTCATATGAAATTGCAGCTAAATTTGTTAAATAAACACATATAATGTGTGGGTGCATTTTCTTCCCATTAAAgtactcttttttttaatttagcaGGCACTTGTCTATTAAAGTATCAGTGGACCTGTTTGTTCCTCCCAATAAGGCATGTTCTGAAAGCTGAGGAAAAGCAACTTTTTATAGATAAATTTAAAAGCCTCTAGAAACAGAACTATGTTGACATTTTCTGTATGCCCTTTCATCCTCCATGAACTTAATTCTCATCCTCAAGAGCTCTTTTACCTGGCACAATTGCATAGGCATCAAAATCCTTAACTCCTTCTTCTCTCAGCAGGTCTTCATCAACAATGAAGTTTCCAGTGaaactttttggttttgttaaaatGCAATATGCAGCATCTGCAATGATGTCTGTTTTCCTGCACTGTTTTTCTATTCCAGATCCACCCAGCATATCCATAGCAGCTGTATGTATGGCTATAAAGTTTGGAGAGTAAGAAAAACAAAGTTTAACACCAATGCCATGAAATTCCCATTTCTCTGCAAAGTACACaaactttgctttcctttcatccaaaagaaaaatcataGGAAGACAAAGCTATGAGATGCTAATAACCAACAAATACTTCTCTACAAGCACCAGTTCAAAAAGGGAAACTACTGAAAGACACACACCCCAGAAAATGGAATAAAGGGCAGGGCTTCTTATTACATTCACATCTATCCCTTTATCAGTATCCCTATGGACTTCCTCTAGGTTATACAGGAGACAAAAAACTACCAGGACAACTATTTTTCTCGAAGTGAATACATGATAAATCAGTCATTCAACTTCCTTTGATGATTAGCATGCTAAAAATCTCGATGCTTGGAAGGCTTTGTAATTACACCCATGTGCTACCAAAGTCTCTCTCTTAAGGCAATGAGAAACCAAATAGAAAAAACTCAGGTAAGTTGTTCAATATTCCACAGAAAGCCTGTGTTAGACCCAAGAATGAAATACAGATCTCCTAAGCTTCTAGATGCTTTATTAAAACATTATACTAACTTCTGCACCATTCCTCTGGTTGTCTTTATACTTCCACTGAGGGAGGTACTAATATTGTGGCACATAGCAGCCTAAGCCTGTAATTTGCTCTTCCAGGCTAAGgaatccattccattcttctttCATCCTGCACACAAAGAGGCTGTTTTGTTGTAGCTTTTGGAATTTGCCATCtttctgctttcacagaatcacagaattattgaggctggaaaagacctctgagattatcaagtccagcctatgacctaacccCACAACATCAGCTAAACCCTCATACAGCTCTACTTTGTGACTTTCCCCCCGTCTGCTGTTTAGGATGCACCCATGTTTTGGTAcattattcacagaatcagagttgtcagggttggaagagacctcaaggatcatctagttccaccccctctgccataagcagggacagcctgctgcccagagccacatccaggggATGGGGCttaccaccacctccctgggcaacctgttccagtatctcatcATCCTTAGGGTGAAGAACATCTCCCTAACAatcaatctaaatctaccttcctctagcttggaaccattccccctagtcactatccaacaccctaaaaaatccctcactagctttcttgtaggcccccttcagatattggaaggccacaataaagtctcttcagagccttctcttctccagactgaccagccacaactctctcagcctgtctgttCAATCCTTTCCTGCCCATGGGGCTAGCAGATGCTGGAGGTGGAAGGATAGACCTGATTTTAACTCAGTTTTGTCCTCCTTTCAGTGTTTCCATTTCACACAAAGTTAACAGCAGCTTTGATGCAGACATGATCCCAACATCCCTTAAAACGCAAAGAACAGGCACTGTGCAGGACACATGCCTCCAAGTTGGATCATTCACCATCCAAAGTAGGAACTGCAAAAAAAGGACTGCAGTCCTCAGTGCTGGCCAGGAAAATGGAAGAGTGGGATGATGTCCTTGTTGACTCCCTTATTTTACTCCTCTGTGATGAGGATTAGGCCCTAGCTTTTCTTAACCTTTGACCAACAtcagctttttgccttttttttccctttttcccaaaTCAGCAGAATCACTATGAATACACACCCAAATAAAAAGCAGCAAACATAAATACTGTACATACACAAAGGCATCCCTAGGTCTTTTTCTCAAGGGCAGGAAACAAATTTGCCTTTCCTTGGTCCTCTGAAATGTGACCTGTGCTTGAAGATtgaatttgattttatttttaataactaCCAATCATTTAGAAAATGTTTCTGCCAAACACTTGGATGACAATTATCAGGTTCTGTGGATCTGAATAACTGCAGGATGGGACATCAGCCAGACAGGCTGGTGAGGCAGGCTGaagagaatctcatgaggttcagtaaggcatagtgcaaagtcctgcacctaggtcagggcaagcCTAgatatcagtacaggctgggggatgatgaaattgagagcagccctgcagaagaggactTGCAGGTATTGGCGGAtgggaagctggacatgagccaacagagACCATCgagaccaacctccctgccaaagttCTGTCACCTAGGGCACCCTGCACTGGAACACacccaggtaggttttgaaagtcttcagaggagactccacaacctctctgggcagcctgttccagtgcttatGGTATCTGGAGTGCTACAGCATATGCAAACACTGCAAATAAATGCCTTCAACTACGCAACCCAAGACTTAATGTCACTTCTGCCTATAAAgttagaaatcacagaatcacagaaacattcaggttggaagagaccctcgggagcaccaagtccaacctataaccctaCTCTATCCCTAAACcttatccccaagcaccacatccaaaccacctttaaacacatccagggttggtgactcagccacctccatgggcagcacattccaatgcctgaccactcttactgaaaaaaaatgtttcctaatgcccagtctaaacctacccagtcacagcttgaggccattccctcttattctgtcactaaatacctgtgagcagagaccagcaccagcctctccacaatgttctttcaggtagttgtatatggcagtgaggtctcccctcaccctcctctttttcaaactaaacagccccagctccttcagttgctcttcttaagatttattctccaggcccttcaccagctttgttaccctcctctgcactcttgTCCAGTCCCTCTACATCTCTTCTgtgttgaggtgcccaaaattaaacacaatactcaaggtgtgtcctcaccagtgcaagtacagggggacaaaCCCTCCCTACTTACTCCTGCTGGAcgcagcatttctaatacaagtcaggatgccattgacttgcttggccacctaggcacactgcttgctcatagtcagttgcttgttgattagaacccctaggtccctttttGCTTGTCATCCCTCTGAGAGATTTCTCATTGTGAGTGGGTGGACAAACTCTCCTAggttctgttttcctttgccACGTACACCAGGAGGCTGAATTACTCAGATGGGTGAGGGGAAAACACCTACATTGCAAGGGAAAACACCTACATTGCAAAACAACAACCTAATACATACAACCAGCTTGTTACATATTCTTGCAGGCAGAATTCTTTCTCAACAGTACATTAGGACCTGTAAAGCCACTCATCTCTACAGTAATAGAGGATGTTTCCTCCACTATATCCAGCAtcacagagaggtgctggagaaatCAGAAGGCTGTGAAAGGTATGTAAGCATGTAAGTATGTGCATTTACAGGACACAGGTAATCTTGTAACACCTTTTCTGTGAGAAAGTAAGTCAAATTAGTAATGCTGTCTGAAGCTCAATACCACATCTGTCTGAATGAGATACTCTGGATTAATTCCTTTACAGTCCCCAATTCTCACATATAATTTTCATCACTTGGTCAGTCAGGtgaccaaaacccacaaaatggTAGGTAAAACATCACCTCTGCTAATGGAAAACCAAATCATTCCTACCTATAGGGTTCTGAGGAGGTATAAAACCCATTTAGCAGCAGCATTTTAGGGAGAAGCCAGGCGAGGTGGACATGAGGTCCAGACAACCACAGACTTCAAGAACTAAGAACCACGGATCAAAGACAGATCCTGGGAAATCTCCACTGAATCTTTTCTGAAGTTTGCCTGGGACACTCAAGAAGCAAGTGTGTGGAAACAAGTGTCTATTTCTTCTAacttcagaaataaaattaCAACAGAGTCCCAAAACCTGTAAGATGAGTTTTCActcctctgccaggcaggcaatcTAGACCCTGAAGGTGTATGTGTAGTTGCCTTCAGTACCTTAGAGAGCAAGAGCTTATCCTCTTCAAAATAGATAGTACAGGTTTTGTAGTGATAGAATTATTAGGaaggaaataattaaaaattcagTCCCTTACCAAAGTATTTATGAGTAAAACTCATAATGTGAGCAGAATTTACAGGAAGAATTTAAAATGCAATATCCAGACCAATGGAAAAGGACCAGGTCTGACAGACACACCAAGCAAGCGTTCAACTGAGTATCATCTGATCcatttaaagaagaaaactcAGATAATTTTGGCTGAAATAATTCATTTTTGCAACTCCTAACAGGAAAAGGTTAAAAGTGGGTCACACTGGAGCACTAGCCCAAAAAAAGGATCAAAGTTCGTATTTTtatctcttcttccttccttcctccttccactAATTAAGGGTATAAAGTCTGCTGTTGTAATGTTTCATAACACAGTGGCTGGGTTCACCCCATCAAAGGGCAGGGTTACCCTCTGTCTTTACAAATCTTGACATCAGTATCATTTCTGCAGAGAGATGTACTTGGGTTGAAGACACTGGCCTCGTTGGCACACAGGGCACCAGGTCTTGAACACTGGCCTTGATCCACAGAGAACAGACTgaagttcatagaatggtttagcttggaaggaaccttaacggtaatctagttccaaccccactacaCCCTCCACCAGActgggttgctcaaggtctaatccaacctggccttaaaaacctccagggagaaggcatccacaacctccatgggtaatctgttccagtatctcaccaccctcagtgtaaagaatttcttcctaatatccagcataaatctgccctccttcagcttcaatccattacatagaatacatagaataaaccaggttggaagagaccttaagatcattgtgtccaacccatcaaccagtctagcaccacctaaacaactaacccatggcaccaagcaccccatcaagtcttctcctgaaaacctccaatgacggcaactccaccacctccccaggcagcccattccaatgggcaatcactctttctgtatagaactttctcctaacatctagcctgaacctcccctggtgcagcctgagactgtgtcctcttgtcctggtactggctgcctgggagaagagaccaacctccgcctgtctacaacctcccttcaggtagttgtagagagtaataaggtcacccctgagtctcctcttctccaggctatctCCTCGCATCCTATAAAAAATGATTTTG is a genomic window of Dryobates pubescens isolate bDryPub1 chromosome Z, bDryPub1.pri, whole genome shotgun sequence containing:
- the HSDL2 gene encoding hydroxysteroid dehydrogenase-like protein 2 isoform X1, which gives rise to MLPNTGKLAGCTLFITGASRGIGKAIALKAAKDGANIVIAAKTAETHPTLPGTIYTAAAEIEAAGGKALPCIVNVREEQQIIDAVEKAVKTFGGIDILVNNASAISLTGTLETETKKVNLMMEVNVRGTYLTSKTCLPYLKKSRNPHILNLSPPMNMNPVWFKNHCAYTISKYGMSMCVLGMAEEFRGEVAVNALWPKTAIHTAAMDMLGGSGIEKQCRKTDIIADAAYCILTKPKSFTGNFIVDEDLLREEGVKDFDAYAIVPGHPLMPDFFLDVEGNTADIKQERYGIPQGPKGDKKLSGSQQEGPSGAKASNPVAETFRVIQGTMNEEYVRTIQGVYQFELSGDDGGTWYIDLKTKSGSAGFGKPPVTADVVMSMSSTDFVKMFTGKLNPTMAFMSGKLKIKGNMSLAIKLEKMLTKLNSKL
- the HSDL2 gene encoding hydroxysteroid dehydrogenase-like protein 2 isoform X2, which translates into the protein MLPNTGKLAGCTLFITGASRGIGKAIALKAAKDGANIVIAAKTAETHPTLPGTIYTAAAEIEAAGGKALPCIVNVREEQQIIDAVEKAVKTFGGIDILVNNASAISLTGTLETETKKVNLMMEVNVRGTYLTSKTCLPYLKKSRNPHILNLSPPMNMNPVWFKNHCAYTISKYGMSMCVLGMAEEFRGEVAVNALWPKTAIHTAAMDMLGGSGIEKQCRKTDIIADAAYCILTKPKSFTGNFIVDEDLLREEGVKDFDAYAIVPGHPLMPDFFLDVEGNTADIKQERYGRERTVGKNLGPSGAKASNPVAETFRVIQGTMNEEYVRTIQGVYQFELSGDDGGTWYIDLKTKSGSAGFGKPPVTADVVMSMSSTDFVKMFTGKLNPTMAFMSGKLKIKGNMSLAIKLEKMLTKLNSKL